From the genome of Aspergillus fumigatus Af293 chromosome 1, whole genome shotgun sequence, one region includes:
- the glr1 gene encoding glutathione-disulfide reductase GLR1 codes for MLSRSSLHILLPAQALKPRVPQLIRSSTIVQSARVVSTVADRRTQSAIRKLDSPTLISKTAPRLASLSRHFSSTAVAADSGNMAPTDVQQYDYIVLGGGSGGSGSARRAAGWYGAKTLIVESGRAGGTCVNVGCVPKKMTWNFASINEALHVGEHYGYDIPKDVKINYRQFKETRDAVVKRLNGAYERNWGKEGIDLVHGRARFVEPKVIEVTLNDGAKARYSAPHILIATGGRPIIPPVKGAEHGITSDGFFEIEELPPKVAVVGAGYIAVELAGVMAAVGVETHMFIRGETMLRKFDPMIQKTMTERYEATGVHIHKKHGGFKEVQLVKDGKGKDKVLKLIGNDGSEEEFNELLWAIGRQPEVEDLHLEIPGVKLNESGHVVVDQYQNTSAEGVYALGDVTGVAELTPVAIAAGRQLGSRLFGPPALKSAKLSYENIPTVVFAHPEVGTIGLTEPQARQRYGDDKVKVYYTKFTAMYYDVLPTEEKKKNPTEFKIVCVGPEEKVVGLHILGLGVGEMLQGFGVAIKMGATKKDFDSCVAIHPTSAEELVTMR; via the exons ATGCTCTCCCGCTCCTCACTCCACATTCTGCTTCCAGCTCAAGCACTCAAACCTCGTGTGCCGCAACTGATCCGTTCGTCAACTATCGTTCAGTCTGCTCGAGTCGTCTCTACAGTTGCAGATCGACGAACCCAATCTGCGATTCGAAAACTGGATTCTCCCACTCTGATTTCCAAGACAGCGCCCCGTCTCGCCTCTCTCTCTCGACACTTTTCATCGACTGCTGTTGCAGCGGACTCCGGCAACATGGCTCCAACGGACGTTCAGCAGTATGACTATATTGTTTTgggtggtggtagtggtggtaGCGGTAGCGCACGGCGCGCCGCTGGCTGGTACGGTGCAAAGACACTGATTGTGGAAAGTGGACGGGCTGGTGGTACTTGCGTCAACGTCGG CTGTGTCCCCAAGAAGATGACCTGGAATTTCGCTTCCATCAACGAAGCTCTCCACGTCGGCGAGCACTACGGCTACGACATCCCCAAGGACGTCAAGATCAACTACCGTCAATTCAAGGAAACCCGCGACGCCGTCGTCAAACGTCTGAACGGTGCCTACGAGAGAAACTGGGGCAAGGAAGGCATCGACCTCGTGCACGGTCGCGCTCGGTTCGTCGAACCCAAGGTCATCGAGGTTACGCTCAATGACGGCGCAAAGGCGCGGTACTCGGCGCCTCACATTCTCATCGCGACCGGTGGCCGGCCCATTATTCCTCCTGTCAAGGGTGCCGAGCATGGTATCACTAGCGACGGGTTCTTTGAGATCGAGGAGCTCCCGCCCAAGGTTGCTGTCGTGGGTGCCGGTTACATTGCCGTCGAGCTGGCTGGTGTCATGGCTGCCGTCGGCGTGGAGACGCACATGTTCATTCGGGGTGAGACGATGTTGCGCAAGTTCGACCCTATGAttcagaagacgatgacggaGCGGTACGAGGCGACCGGCGTGCACATTCACAAGAAGCATGGCGGGTTCAAGGAGGTGCAGCTGGTGAAGGacggcaagggcaaggacaagGTGCTCAAGCTGATCGGCAATGACGGGTCGGAGGAGGAATTCAACGAGCTGCTGTGGGCTATCGGCCGTCAGCCTGAGGTCGAGGATCTGCATCTCGAGATCCCCGGCGTGAAGCTCAACGAAAGTGGCCACGTCGTTGTCGACCAGTACCAGAACACCTCGGCGGAGGGTGTTTATGCTCTCGGTGATGTCACTGGCGTTGCGGAACTGACCCCAG TGGCCATTGCAGCCGGTCGCCAACTCGGCAGCCGTCTGTTCGGTCCCCCCGCTCTCAAATCCGCCAAATTGTCCTACGAGAATATTCCCACCGTGGTCTTTGCACACCCCGAAGTCGGCACCATCGGTCTCACTGAGCCACAAGCTCGCCAACGCTACGGTGACGACAAGGTCAAGGTTTACTATACCAAGTTCACCGCCATGTACTACGACGTGCTCCCgacagaagagaagaagaagaacccgACCGAGTTCAAGATTGTGTGTGTCGGTcccgaggagaaggtggtcgGTCTGCACATTCTGGGTCTCGGCGTCGGCGAGATGCTGCAGGGTTTCGGTGTCGCGATCAAGATGGGTGCTACCAAGAAGGACTTTGATAGTTGTGTTGCTATCCACCCAACCAGTGCAGAGGAGTTGGTGACCATGCGGTAG
- the pbs2 gene encoding mitogen-activated protein kinase kinase PBS2 produces the protein MSTATVGPGQESVAEVPSAQIDIDDRSDNTTDDDLSPSVTAPPSLTSVPSLRPDRDMTSGISASSTHLGQINAARRGAGTPTRPHASMSGAQPGGLNQDILAKMKAFSLSRQGAPPHLPHAVSTGTIPSSRPSISASPSPVGGPSPPMGGALAGRLPPTARPHGKNWASSPSVPGATAGSHSPSPKTGSLAAKRMKPGLKLSDATGPATGSGTSSPGDGSSDASGGSAFSKYSEYIDTKAGTLNFKNKAILHGGGVEFSSGHSFSISLDEVERLDELGKGNYGTVYKVRHSRPHMRKPGMGLRGIISRPAENSTPDSTSAAKPQDNLSGYIMAMKEIRLELDENKFAQIIMELDILHRCVSPFIIDFYGAFFQEGAVYMCVEYMDGGSIDKLYKDGVPENILRKVALSTVMGLKTLKDDHNIIHRDVKPTNILVNSRGQIKICDFGVSGNLVASIAKTNIGCQSYMAPERIAGGGVQQSGATGGGTYSVQSDIWSLGLTIIECAIGRYPYPPETFNNIFSQLHAIVHGDPPTLPEEGYSEEAHAFVHACLDKNPSKRPSYSTLLRHPWLAPLMQPPTESNGTEATSAAPSAGQPGGPDTSTATEDEEVAEWVKERIERRQRGHLQEAEKPALHAVALDAVPGSPLLDDPSSLPSLS, from the exons ATGAGCACGGCTACAGTGGGCCCAGGGCAAGAATCGGTCGCAGAAGTTCCCTCCGCTCAAATCGATATTGACGACCGATCCGACAACACAACGGACGATGACCTTTCCCCCTCTGTTACTGCTCCTCCGTCTCTTACTTCGGTGCCATCCCTGCGGCCGGATCGGGATATGACATCGGGGATAAGTGCTTCGTCTACTCATTTGGGCCAAATCAATGCGGCTCGGCGTGGTGCAGGGACACCGACACGGCCGCACGCCTCCATGAGTGGCGCACAGCCGGGCGGTTTGAATCAGGACATCCTGGCCAAGATGAAggccttctccctctccagaCAGGGTGCCCCCCCCCATTTACCTCATGCTGTCTCTACCGGAACAATCCCTTCGTCCAGGCCAAGCATTTCCGCTTCGCCAAGTCCGGTAGGAGGGCCGTCGCCTCCCATGGGAGGTGCACTTGCCGGGCGTCTTCCCCCGACAGCACGCCCTCATGGTAAAAATTGGGCGTCTTCACCCTCAGTACCGGGAGCTACTGCAGGTTCTCATTCGCCTTCGCCAAAAACCGGCAGCCTGGCCGCAAAAAGAATGAAACCAGGGTTGAAACTGTCAGATGCCACTGGCCCTGCGACTGGCTCTGGAACCAGCTCGCCTGGCGATGGATCTTCGGACGCATCTGGAGGGTCAGCATTCAGCAAATATTCAGAGTACATTGACACGAAGGCAGGGACTCTTAAtttcaagaacaaggcgaTTCTGCACGGTGGCGGCGTCGAATTCTCGTCCGGACATAGTTTCAGCATCTCGTTAGATGAGGTTGAGCGACTGGATGAGCTAGGTAAGGGCAACTACGGAACCGTCTACAAAGTTCGACATAGCCGGCCCCATATGCGCAAACCTGGTATGGGGCTTCGCGGCATCATTAGTCGCCCAGCTGAGAACTCGACCCCGGATAGCACTTCTGCGGCTAAGCCCCAGGACAATCTTTCTGGTTACATTAtggcgatgaaggagatTCGCTTGGAGCTGGATGAAAACAAATTTGCCCAGATCATCATGGAGCTGGATATCTTGCACCGTTGCGTTTCGCCATTCATTATCGACTTCTACGGCGCTTTCTTTCAGGAGGGTGCGGTCTATATGTGTGTGGAGTATATGGACGGAGGCTCTATCGATAAACTCTACAAGGACGGCGTACCCGAAAACATTCTTCGAAAGGTCGCATTATCCACCGTTATGGGATTGAAGACCCTCAAAGATGATCATAACATCATTCATCGGGACGTGAAGCCTACTAATATTCTCGTCAATTCCCGAGGTCAAATCAAGATTTGCGATTTCGGCGTGAGCGGCAATTTGGTCGCCAGTATTGCGAAGACTAAtattggctgccagagtTATATGGCACCTGAACGTATTGCAGGAGGCGGCGTCCAGCAGTCCGGCGCGACTGGTGGTGGAACTTATAGTGTGCAGAGCGACATCTGGAGTTTGGGCCTGACCATCATCGAATGCGCTATCGGTCGCTATCCATATCCTCCGGAAACCTTTAACAACATTTTCAGCCAGTTGCAT GCTATCGTGCATGGGGATCCGCCAACCTTACCGGAGGAAGGATATTCGGAAGAGGCGCATGCATTTGTCCATGCTTGCTTGGACAAAAATCCCAGCAAGCGTCCTTCGTATAGTACCTTACTCAGACATCCCTGGCTTGCTCCCTTGATGCAACCCCCGACAGAGTCGAATGGTACCGAGGCAACGTCCGCCGCTCCATCTGCTGGCCAACCTGGCGGGCCCGATACGAGTACTGCgactgaggatgaggaggtggCGGAATGGGTCAAGGAGCGAATTGAACGTCGCCAACGGGGGCACCTACAAGAGGCAGAGAAACCTGCATTGCATGCAGTGGCCTTAGATGCAGTGCCCGGTAGCCCTCTGCTTGATGATCCCTCCTCGCTCCCATCACTTTCTTAG